One genomic window of Candidatus Thermoplasmatota archaeon includes the following:
- a CDS encoding HemK2/MTQ2 family protein methyltransferase has protein sequence MSLVEDLGLRVRTHPRVYGPAEDTELLLEGLLLETPAAGARVAEVGCGTALAAVAAAKLGARVLASDRSQAACDLARKNASENGVRFPVVQGDLLSFAKGPFDLVLFNAPYLPDEPGARAGPIEEALGGGRTGAETLARLVADLPRVWAPAGRAVVVASSRTGPAWREQAVRSGLAARPLAVRKLPFEELTAWRIAAER, from the coding sequence GTGAGCCTCGTCGAGGATCTCGGGCTTCGCGTCCGGACGCATCCTCGCGTCTACGGTCCGGCCGAGGACACCGAGCTTCTGCTCGAGGGCCTCCTGCTCGAGACGCCGGCGGCCGGCGCGCGCGTGGCGGAGGTCGGCTGCGGAACGGCGCTTGCGGCCGTCGCCGCCGCCAAGCTTGGCGCGCGCGTGCTTGCGTCCGACCGTTCGCAAGCCGCCTGCGACCTCGCCCGGAAGAACGCCTCGGAGAATGGCGTGCGATTCCCGGTCGTGCAGGGCGACCTCCTGTCGTTTGCCAAAGGTCCTTTCGACCTCGTCCTGTTCAACGCGCCTTACCTTCCGGACGAGCCGGGCGCTCGTGCGGGCCCCATCGAGGAGGCCCTCGGCGGCGGCCGCACCGGGGCCGAGACCCTCGCCCGGCTCGTCGCGGACCTTCCCCGCGTCTGGGCTCCCGCCGGCCGCGCCGTCGTCGTCGCGAGCAGCCGCACCGGCCCGGCGTGGCGCGAGCAGGCCGTCCGGTCGGGCCTTGCCGCGCGCCCGCTTGCGGTGCGCAAGCTGCCCTTCGAGGAGCTCACCGCCTGGCGGATCGCCGCCGAGCGGTG